The proteins below are encoded in one region of Bacteroides uniformis:
- a CDS encoding saccharopine dehydrogenase family protein has translation MGKVLIIGAGGVGTVVAHKVAQNPDVFTEIMIASRTKSKCDAVVKAIGNPNIKTAQVDADSVDELVALFNSFKPEIVINVALPYQDLTIMEACLQSGVNYLDTANYEPKDVAHFEYSWQWAYKKRFEDAGLTAILGCGFDPGVSGIYTAYAAKHHFDEIQYLDIVDCNAGNHHKAFATNFNPEINIREITQNGRYYENGEWVTTKPLEIHKDLTYPNIGPRDSYLLYHEELESLVKNFPTIKRARFWMTFGQEYLTHLRVIQNIGMARIDEVEYNGMKIVPLQFLKAVLPNPQDLGENYEGETSIGCRIRGLKDGKERTYYVYNNCSHQEAYKETGMQGVSYTTGVPAMIGAMMFLKGLWKKPGVWNVEEFNPDPFMEQLNKQGLPWHEIIDGDLEV, from the coding sequence ATGGGTAAAGTTCTTATTATCGGTGCAGGCGGTGTAGGTACCGTTGTTGCGCACAAAGTGGCTCAAAATCCTGATGTGTTTACAGAAATCATGATAGCCAGCCGCACCAAGTCCAAATGTGACGCTGTTGTCAAGGCAATCGGTAACCCGAACATCAAAACCGCCCAGGTAGATGCCGACAGCGTGGACGAACTGGTAGCACTCTTCAATAGTTTCAAACCCGAAATCGTCATCAACGTAGCCCTCCCCTACCAAGACCTCACCATCATGGAGGCTTGTCTGCAAAGTGGAGTCAACTATCTGGATACCGCCAATTATGAGCCGAAAGATGTTGCCCACTTTGAATACAGTTGGCAATGGGCCTATAAGAAACGCTTCGAAGATGCCGGACTGACCGCCATCCTCGGTTGCGGTTTCGACCCGGGAGTGAGCGGCATCTATACTGCATACGCCGCCAAACATCATTTTGACGAAATACAATATCTGGACATCGTAGACTGCAATGCCGGAAATCATCATAAAGCATTCGCCACCAACTTCAATCCGGAAATCAATATCCGTGAGATTACACAGAACGGCCGCTATTATGAAAACGGAGAATGGGTGACAACCAAGCCGCTGGAAATCCACAAAGACCTGACTTATCCGAACATCGGTCCGCGCGACTCCTACCTGCTTTATCACGAAGAACTGGAGTCTCTGGTGAAGAATTTCCCCACCATCAAGCGTGCACGCTTCTGGATGACGTTTGGACAAGAGTATCTAACCCACCTGCGCGTTATCCAGAACATCGGCATGGCACGCATAGACGAAGTGGAATATAACGGCATGAAGATTGTTCCGCTGCAATTCCTGAAAGCCGTCCTCCCCAACCCGCAAGACCTGGGCGAAAACTACGAAGGCGAAACATCCATCGGTTGCCGCATCCGCGGACTAAAGGATGGCAAAGAGCGTACCTACTATGTATATAACAACTGTAGCCACCAGGAGGCCTACAAGGAAACCGGTATGCAGGGCGTAAGCTATACCACCGGTGTGCCCGCCATGATTGGTGCCATGATGTTCCTCAAGGGATTGTGGAAAAAACCGGGTGTATGGAATGTTGAAGAATTCAATCCGGACCCATTCATGGAACAGCTCAACAAACAAGGCCTGCCTTGGCATGAGATTATCGACGGAGACTTGGAAGTTTGA
- the bcp gene encoding thioredoxin-dependent thiol peroxidase codes for MNIGDKAPEVLGINEKGVEIRLSDYKGKKIVLYFYPKDMTSGCTAQACNLRDNYADLRKAGYEVIGVSVDSEKSHQKFIEKNNLPFTLIADTDKKLVEQFGVWGEKSMYGRKYMGTFRTTFIINEEGIVERIITPKEVKTKDHAAQIL; via the coding sequence GTGAATATAGGAGATAAAGCACCCGAAGTATTGGGTATCAACGAAAAAGGTGTAGAAATCCGCTTGAGCGACTATAAGGGAAAGAAGATTGTACTTTACTTCTACCCCAAAGACATGACATCCGGCTGCACGGCACAAGCCTGCAACCTGCGGGATAATTATGCCGACCTGCGCAAAGCCGGTTATGAAGTCATCGGCGTCAGTGTGGACAGCGAAAAGTCACACCAGAAATTTATTGAGAAAAACAATCTGCCTTTTACCCTGATTGCAGACACCGACAAGAAGCTGGTAGAACAATTCGGAGTATGGGGCGAAAAAAGCATGTATGGCCGCAAATATATGGGAACGTTCCGCACAACTTTCATCATTAATGAAGAAGGTATTGTAGAGCGTATCATCACTCCGAAAGAAGTGAAGACCAAAGACCATGCGGCACAAATTTTATAA
- the recA gene encoding recombinase RecA yields MAKKDELNFENGSNLASGEKLKALQAAMDKIEKSFGKGSIMKMGDESVEQVEVIPTGSIGLNVALGVGGYPRGRIIEIYGPESSGKTTLAIHAIAEAQKAGGIAAFIDAEHAFDRFYAAKLGVDVDNLLISQPDNGEQALEIAEQLIRSSAIDIIVVDSVAALTPKAEIEGDMGDNKVGLQARLMSQALRKLTAAVSKTRTTCIFINQLREKIGVMFGNPETTTGGNALKFYASVRLDIRGSQAIKNGDEVIGKQTKVKVVKNKVAPPFRRAEFDIMFGEGISRAGEIIDLGAELGIIKKSGSWFSYNETKIAQGRDAAKQVILDNPELAEELEGLIFAELRKDK; encoded by the coding sequence GTGGCAAAAAAAGACGAACTGAATTTTGAAAATGGCAGCAATCTGGCATCGGGCGAGAAACTGAAAGCCTTGCAGGCTGCCATGGACAAGATAGAAAAGAGCTTTGGTAAAGGCTCTATCATGAAAATGGGCGACGAAAGCGTCGAACAAGTAGAAGTTATTCCCACAGGTTCCATCGGCCTCAATGTGGCTCTTGGCGTGGGAGGATATCCCCGCGGACGTATCATCGAGATTTACGGCCCGGAATCTTCCGGTAAGACAACCCTTGCCATTCATGCCATCGCTGAAGCGCAAAAGGCAGGAGGCATTGCCGCATTCATTGATGCAGAACATGCTTTCGACCGCTTCTATGCAGCAAAACTGGGTGTGGATGTGGACAATCTGCTGATATCACAGCCGGACAATGGCGAACAAGCACTGGAAATCGCAGAGCAACTGATCCGTTCCTCCGCTATTGACATCATTGTAGTGGACTCTGTGGCTGCCTTAACCCCGAAAGCTGAAATTGAAGGCGATATGGGTGACAACAAAGTAGGTCTGCAAGCCCGACTCATGTCACAAGCCTTGCGTAAACTGACGGCAGCTGTCAGCAAAACACGCACCACTTGTATCTTCATCAACCAGTTGCGCGAAAAAATCGGTGTCATGTTCGGCAATCCCGAAACAACTACCGGCGGTAATGCACTGAAGTTCTATGCCTCCGTACGTCTTGACATCCGTGGAAGCCAAGCCATCAAGAACGGCGATGAAGTAATCGGCAAGCAGACCAAAGTGAAAGTTGTGAAGAACAAGGTAGCTCCTCCTTTCCGTAGAGCGGAATTCGACATCATGTTCGGTGAAGGCATCTCCCGTGCAGGCGAAATCATTGACTTGGGTGCAGAGCTTGGCATCATCAAGAAAAGCGGTTCATGGTTCAGCTATAACGAGACGAAAATTGCCCAGGGACGCGACGCCGCCAAGCAGGTCATCCTTGACAATCCGGAACTGGCAGAAGAGCTGGAAGGGCTTATCTTTGCAGAATTGAGAAAAGACAAATAA
- a CDS encoding DUF4252 domain-containing protein, translated as MKTMKIILAGVLLMLPLLCQAQKNLFNKYGDMKGVSSVYISKAMIETNPNLFTKDVYIGKVSGQLNSVQVLSTMDNNVKKEMRKDLRSLVQSSRYELLMKQKGTVSSSEFYMSRKGEKVKELIMIVDGAATLKFVYLEGDMTLKDIQNIMMYQNTSWNGNNVNIQLPDINWAEIEKLKNRDWLGELKHSQELALKGLENVAKLKDNKYLKEQMDTDTWKRFEKSMEALEERLEKME; from the coding sequence ATGAAAACAATGAAAATTATTTTGGCAGGTGTACTGCTGATGTTGCCTTTGCTTTGCCAGGCACAGAAGAACCTATTCAACAAGTATGGAGATATGAAAGGCGTGTCGTCCGTCTACATATCCAAGGCAATGATAGAAACGAATCCCAACTTGTTTACTAAAGATGTTTATATTGGGAAAGTGTCCGGACAGTTGAACTCTGTGCAGGTACTTTCTACAATGGATAATAATGTAAAGAAAGAAATGCGTAAGGATCTTCGTTCTTTGGTGCAGTCTTCCAGATATGAATTGCTGATGAAGCAGAAGGGAACAGTCTCCAGTTCTGAATTCTACATGAGCCGTAAAGGGGAAAAGGTGAAGGAGCTGATTATGATTGTAGATGGTGCAGCCACTCTGAAATTTGTTTATTTGGAAGGTGATATGACTTTGAAGGATATACAGAATATCATGATGTATCAGAATACCAGCTGGAATGGGAACAATGTGAATATACAGCTTCCGGATATAAACTGGGCGGAGATAGAGAAGCTGAAGAACCGCGATTGGCTTGGAGAATTGAAGCATTCGCAAGAACTGGCATTGAAAGGGCTGGAAAATGTAGCTAAACTGAAAGACAACAAGTATCTGAAAGAACAAATGGATACCGATACATGGAAACGTTTTGAAAAAAGCATGGAGGCTTTGGAAGAACGTTTGGAAAAAATGGAATAG
- a CDS encoding RNA polymerase sigma factor: MDAESFKKEFLPYHRKLYCIAYRLLENAADAEDLVQEAYLKLWDKREGLAIISNPEAFSVTLVKNMCFDLLRSGKYTLSRQSVELAEVHNMSQADNFEVRDEAQQVRHIIAHLPVQQQKIVTLRDVKGCSYEEIEQVTGLNATNVRVLLSRARKKIREEFNKWSNYDSRGN; this comes from the coding sequence ATGGACGCTGAAAGTTTTAAAAAAGAGTTTCTGCCATATCATCGCAAGTTGTACTGCATAGCTTATAGACTATTGGAGAATGCTGCCGATGCTGAAGATTTGGTGCAGGAAGCTTATCTGAAGTTGTGGGACAAGCGGGAAGGACTGGCCATTATCAGTAATCCGGAAGCATTCAGCGTTACTCTGGTGAAAAATATGTGCTTTGATTTGCTTCGTTCGGGAAAGTATACTTTGAGCAGACAGAGTGTGGAGTTGGCCGAAGTGCATAATATGTCTCAAGCAGATAACTTTGAAGTGAGGGATGAAGCGCAGCAGGTAAGGCACATCATTGCCCATCTGCCGGTGCAACAGCAGAAAATAGTAACGTTGCGTGATGTCAAGGGATGTTCTTATGAAGAGATAGAGCAGGTCACGGGATTGAATGCTACCAATGTCCGTGTACTGTTGTCCCGGGCAAGAAAAAAGATACGTGAGGAATTTAATAAATGGAGTAACTATGACAGTCGAGGAAATTGA
- a CDS encoding helix-turn-helix domain-containing protein: MEKSNIYIGEIIKNVMLEQQVTKAELARRLKVKPQSVDYMLTRKSIDTDTLYNVSRALNYDFALLYSIHKEQINYDTLEQEYRLSTAKVLVELELKPEDIAKLNLKKRIADVLK, encoded by the coding sequence ATGGAAAAAAGTAATATATACATCGGAGAGATAATCAAGAACGTGATGCTTGAACAGCAGGTTACCAAGGCGGAACTTGCACGAAGACTGAAAGTTAAGCCTCAAAGTGTAGACTATATGCTTACGAGAAAAAGTATTGATACGGATACGTTGTATAATGTCTCACGTGCCTTGAACTACGATTTTGCTTTGTTGTATTCCATTCATAAGGAACAGATAAATTATGATACGTTAGAGCAGGAATACAGACTCTCCACAGCGAAGGTGTTGGTGGAGCTTGAGCTGAAGCCTGAAGACATTGCAAAATTGAATCTTAAAAAGCGGATTGCTGATGTCTTGAAATAA
- a CDS encoding transcription termination/antitermination NusG family protein, producing MTSQDIKKQLKEPHFWNIVLTGQHAEPRTKAMLEAKGIITWLPLAPVRRQWGRILKEIHTPVIPRCVFVYISNEERNTLQKSYRLLPPEVILQELPDRCNQNK from the coding sequence ATGACTTCTCAAGATATAAAAAAACAGCTGAAAGAACCACATTTCTGGAACATTGTATTAACTGGTCAGCACGCCGAACCGAGGACAAAAGCAATGCTGGAAGCAAAAGGTATCATAACCTGGCTTCCACTTGCTCCGGTCCGGCGTCAATGGGGAAGGATATTAAAAGAAATACACACCCCGGTTATCCCGAGATGTGTATTCGTCTATATATCCAATGAGGAAAGAAATACGTTGCAAAAATCCTACCGACTTCTTCCACCGGAAGTTATACTTCAAGAACTGCCGGACCGATGCAATCAGAACAAGTAG
- a CDS encoding YeiH family protein, whose amino-acid sequence MASNRVLAKSINMPFLQSNNKFIYVSLLVVLSFFLLLDYVPGMHAYSAWVTPPLALFLGLAFALLCGQAHPKFNKKTSKYLLQYSVVGLGFGMNLQASLASGKEGMEFTIISVVGTLLIGWLIGRKFLKVDRDTSYLISSGTAICGGSAIAAVGPVLKAKDSEMSVALGTIFILNAIALFVFPVIGHALNMSQHEFGTWAAIAIHDTSSVVGAGAAYGEEALKVATTIKLTRALWIIPLALVTSFIFKSKGQKISIPWFIFFFVLAMIFNTYVLGTTETGAMIGEGINSLARKTLTITLFFIGASLSRDVLKAVGIKPLIQGTLLWIVISVSTLAYIYLF is encoded by the coding sequence ATGGCTTCAAATCGAGTTTTGGCTAAAAGCATTAATATGCCTTTTCTTCAAAGTAATAATAAATTTATTTATGTATCTCTTCTGGTTGTCCTCTCCTTCTTTCTGCTGCTGGATTATGTGCCCGGTATGCATGCCTATTCGGCGTGGGTCACTCCGCCGTTGGCGTTGTTCTTAGGGTTGGCCTTTGCGTTGCTGTGTGGGCAGGCACATCCGAAGTTCAATAAGAAGACTTCAAAGTACCTGTTGCAATACTCTGTGGTAGGGTTAGGATTTGGAATGAATCTGCAGGCTTCCCTGGCTTCGGGTAAGGAGGGAATGGAGTTCACGATTATTTCTGTAGTGGGGACATTGCTCATAGGCTGGCTCATAGGGCGTAAGTTCTTGAAAGTGGACCGTGACACTTCCTATCTTATCAGTTCCGGTACGGCTATCTGCGGAGGCAGTGCCATTGCGGCTGTGGGGCCGGTGTTGAAGGCAAAGGATAGCGAGATGTCTGTGGCATTGGGCACCATCTTTATATTGAATGCCATTGCATTGTTTGTTTTCCCGGTGATAGGCCACGCTTTGAACATGAGCCAGCATGAGTTCGGCACATGGGCGGCCATTGCCATACATGATACGAGTTCGGTAGTGGGGGCAGGTGCCGCATATGGCGAGGAGGCCCTGAAGGTGGCAACGACTATAAAGCTGACACGTGCCTTATGGATTATTCCTTTGGCTCTGGTAACTTCGTTCATCTTTAAGAGTAAGGGACAGAAAATCAGTATTCCCTGGTTCATCTTCTTCTTTGTGCTGGCTATGATTTTCAATACTTATGTGCTGGGCACTACCGAAACGGGTGCCATGATTGGGGAGGGAATCAATTCTTTGGCTCGCAAGACGCTGACTATCACTCTGTTCTTTATCGGTGCCTCTCTGTCACGTGATGTACTGAAGGCAGTAGGCATCAAGCCCTTGATACAAGGCACCTTGTTGTGGATAGTGATTAGTGTGAGCACGTTGGCATATATCTACTTGTTCTGA
- a CDS encoding LysR family transcriptional regulator: MSDFRLKVFQSVAKNLSFTKASQELFVSQPAITKHIQELEATYQTRLFDRQGSKISLTESGRLLLEHCERILEDYKRLEYEMHLLHNEYIGELKLGASTTIAQYVLPPLLGSFIGKFPQVNLSLLNGNSREIEAALQEHRIDLGLVEGVFRLPNLKYTTFLEDELVAVVHSKSRLQLPEEITPQDLPAIPLVLRERGSGTLDVIERSLQKHGVKLASLHVLMYLGSTESIKLFLENSDCMGIVSIRSICKELAAGTFRVVEIKDMPMLRDFCFVQLQGQEVGLSQAFMNYMFMSR, from the coding sequence ATGAGTGATTTCCGTTTAAAAGTGTTTCAGTCTGTTGCCAAGAACTTGAGTTTTACAAAGGCTTCGCAAGAGTTGTTTGTAAGTCAGCCGGCTATAACCAAGCATATCCAGGAGCTGGAGGCCACTTATCAGACGAGGCTTTTCGACCGGCAGGGAAGTAAAATCAGTTTGACCGAGTCAGGCCGGCTGCTTTTGGAGCATTGCGAACGGATATTGGAGGACTATAAACGGCTGGAATATGAAATGCACTTGTTACATAACGAATATATTGGAGAACTCAAGTTGGGAGCCAGCACTACCATTGCGCAGTATGTGCTTCCTCCGTTGCTGGGCAGTTTTATCGGCAAGTTTCCGCAGGTCAACTTGTCCTTGCTCAATGGAAACTCCCGGGAAATAGAAGCCGCTTTGCAGGAACACCGCATTGACTTGGGATTGGTGGAAGGGGTTTTCCGCCTTCCCAATCTGAAGTATACTACTTTTCTTGAGGATGAACTGGTAGCGGTAGTCCATTCCAAAAGCCGTTTACAATTGCCCGAAGAGATTACTCCCCAGGATTTGCCCGCTATTCCTTTAGTGCTTCGTGAGCGCGGTTCGGGTACGCTGGACGTGATAGAACGCTCGCTCCAGAAGCACGGCGTCAAGCTTGCCTCACTCCATGTACTGATGTACCTGGGTAGTACCGAAAGCATCAAGCTCTTTCTTGAAAACTCCGATTGCATGGGAATCGTGTCTATCCGTTCCATCTGCAAGGAACTGGCTGCAGGCACTTTCCGCGTGGTCGAGATAAAGGATATGCCCATGCTTCGCGACTTCTGCTTTGTCCAGTTGCAAGGGCAGGAAGTAGGATTGTCACAAGCCTTTATGAACTATATGTTTATGTCCCGATAA
- a CDS encoding DUF6621 family protein, whose product MEDKIKFPANVILIDVAFLNEVVYGAKNFLEGKLGRKLPDVDLPAWLSYLALDAGLREQENEVEVLLVHTPAADVLKCCEPSDVNKLNHQACRTPLGEFTFSSVTSSGLVSTEELFLDLMNLALDSADVKCLMLLPFHQVYGNGVEEKLAGFFKDKNEEERGKAVYFITEEPLSPVYCRLEPVFYSLAHAFGIKSDEL is encoded by the coding sequence ATGGAGGATAAGATAAAGTTTCCGGCAAATGTGATATTGATAGATGTTGCATTTCTGAATGAAGTGGTATATGGTGCAAAGAACTTTTTGGAAGGTAAGTTGGGAAGGAAGCTACCCGATGTTGACCTGCCGGCATGGTTGAGCTATCTGGCATTGGATGCCGGCTTGAGAGAACAAGAAAATGAGGTAGAAGTGTTGTTGGTGCATACTCCTGCAGCGGACGTGCTGAAGTGTTGTGAACCATCCGATGTGAATAAACTGAATCACCAGGCATGCCGTACGCCACTGGGCGAATTTACATTTTCTTCCGTCACCTCTTCCGGTTTAGTCTCTACCGAAGAGTTGTTTCTTGACCTGATGAACCTGGCACTTGATTCTGCAGATGTGAAGTGTTTGATGCTGTTGCCTTTCCATCAGGTATATGGTAATGGAGTGGAGGAGAAGCTGGCGGGTTTCTTCAAAGACAAGAATGAGGAAGAACGGGGCAAAGCTGTGTACTTCATTACGGAGGAACCTCTGAGCCCGGTGTATTGCCGCCTGGAGCCGGTGTTTTATTCTTTGGCGCATGCTTTCGGCATCAAGTCTGACGAGTTATAA
- the clpB gene encoding ATP-dependent chaperone ClpB, with translation MNFNNFTIKAQEAVQEAVNLVQSRGQQAIEPVHVLQSVMKVGENVTNFIFQKLGMNGQQIALVLDKQIDSLPKVSGGEPYLSRETNEVFQKATQYSKEMGDEFVSLEPVLLALLNVKSTASTILKDAGMTERELREAINELRKGEKVTSQSSEDTYQSLEKYAINLNEAARSGKLDPVIGRDEEIRRVLQILSRRTKNNPILIGEPGTGKTAIVEGLAHRILRGDVPENLKNKQVYSLDMGALVAGAKYKGEFEERLKAVINEVKKSEGDIILFIDEIHTLVGAGKGEGAMDAANILKPALARGELRSIGATTLDEYQKYFEKDKALERRFQIVMVNEPDTLSTISILRGLKERYENHHHVRIKDDAIIAAVELSNRYITDRFLPDKAIDLMDEAAAKLRMEVDSVPEELDEISRKIKQLEIEREAIKRENDKPKLEQIGKELAELKEQENSYKAKWQSEKTLVNKIQQNKVEIENLKFEADKAEREGDYGRVAEIRYGKLQALNQEIEETQQKLHEMQGDKAMIKEEVDAEDIADVVSRWTGIPVSKMLQSEKDKLLHLEAELHQRVIGQDEAIEAVSDAVRRSRAGLQDPKRPIGSFLFLGTTGVGKTELAKALAEFLFDDETMMTRIDMSEYQEKHSVSRLVGAPPGYVGYDEGGQLTEAVRRKPYSVVLFDEIEKAHPDVFNILLQVLDDGRLTDNKGRTVNFKNTIIIMTSNMGSGYIQSQMEKLNSSNKEQIVEETKKEVMNMLKKTIRPEFLNRIDETIMFLPLTEPEIKQIVVLQIKSVQKMLSGNGVELVLTNAAIDFLANAGYDPEFGARPVKRAIQHYLLNDLSKKLLSQEVDRSKPITVDANTTDDGLVFRN, from the coding sequence ATGAACTTTAACAACTTTACCATTAAAGCGCAAGAAGCAGTGCAGGAGGCTGTGAACCTGGTACAAAGCCGTGGACAGCAGGCCATCGAGCCCGTGCATGTACTTCAAAGCGTGATGAAAGTAGGTGAAAATGTCACCAACTTCATCTTCCAGAAGCTGGGCATGAACGGTCAGCAGATAGCACTTGTACTGGACAAGCAAATTGATTCTCTGCCCAAGGTATCCGGCGGAGAGCCATACCTGAGCCGTGAAACGAACGAAGTGTTCCAGAAGGCCACCCAATATTCCAAGGAAATGGGTGATGAATTCGTCTCCCTGGAACCGGTACTGCTGGCTTTGCTGAATGTGAAAAGCACTGCATCCACCATTCTGAAAGATGCCGGGATGACGGAACGCGAACTGCGGGAAGCCATCAACGAACTGCGAAAAGGAGAAAAAGTAACTTCACAATCCAGCGAAGACACTTACCAGTCATTGGAAAAGTATGCCATCAATCTGAACGAAGCAGCCCGCAGCGGCAAACTGGATCCCGTCATCGGCCGTGACGAAGAGATACGGCGTGTCCTGCAGATTCTGAGTCGGCGTACCAAGAACAACCCGATTCTTATCGGTGAACCGGGTACCGGTAAAACAGCTATCGTAGAGGGACTTGCCCACCGTATCTTGCGTGGAGACGTCCCCGAGAACTTGAAGAACAAACAAGTCTACTCCCTGGATATGGGTGCACTGGTGGCTGGCGCCAAGTACAAAGGCGAATTTGAAGAACGTCTGAAGGCCGTTATCAACGAAGTGAAGAAGTCGGAAGGAGACATTATCCTCTTCATTGATGAAATCCATACCTTGGTGGGTGCCGGCAAGGGCGAAGGTGCCATGGATGCCGCCAACATCTTGAAACCCGCCTTGGCACGCGGTGAACTGAGGAGCATCGGGGCCACTACCCTCGATGAATATCAGAAGTATTTCGAAAAGGACAAAGCGTTGGAGCGCCGCTTCCAGATTGTCATGGTGAACGAACCGGACACGCTGAGCACCATCTCCATTCTGCGTGGTCTGAAGGAACGTTATGAGAACCATCACCACGTACGGATTAAGGACGATGCCATCATCGCCGCCGTAGAGTTGAGCAACCGTTACATCACCGACCGTTTCTTGCCGGACAAGGCTATCGACCTGATGGACGAAGCCGCCGCCAAGCTGCGTATGGAGGTCGATTCCGTACCGGAAGAGCTGGACGAGATTTCGCGTAAGATAAAGCAGCTGGAGATTGAACGTGAAGCCATCAAGCGCGAAAACGACAAGCCCAAACTGGAACAAATCGGCAAAGAACTTGCCGAGCTGAAAGAGCAGGAAAACTCGTACAAGGCGAAATGGCAAAGTGAAAAGACCCTTGTCAACAAAATCCAGCAGAATAAGGTGGAAATAGAGAACCTGAAGTTCGAGGCCGACAAAGCAGAACGGGAAGGCGACTATGGCCGGGTGGCCGAAATCCGTTACGGCAAACTGCAAGCGCTGAACCAGGAGATTGAAGAAACGCAGCAAAAACTGCACGAAATGCAGGGTGACAAGGCCATGATTAAAGAGGAAGTGGACGCTGAAGACATCGCCGACGTAGTATCCCGCTGGACCGGCATACCGGTAAGCAAGATGCTGCAAAGCGAAAAGGACAAACTGTTGCATCTGGAGGCGGAACTGCACCAGCGGGTTATCGGGCAGGACGAAGCCATCGAGGCCGTATCCGATGCCGTACGCCGCAGCCGTGCCGGACTGCAAGACCCGAAACGTCCTATCGGCTCATTCCTTTTCCTGGGAACCACCGGTGTAGGTAAGACGGAATTGGCAAAGGCGCTGGCGGAGTTCCTCTTTGACGACGAGACGATGATGACCCGTATCGACATGAGCGAGTATCAGGAGAAACACAGCGTTTCCCGTCTGGTAGGAGCGCCTCCGGGATATGTGGGCTACGATGAAGGTGGACAACTGACAGAAGCCGTAAGGCGGAAACCGTATTCTGTCGTCCTATTCGACGAAATCGAGAAAGCGCATCCGGACGTATTCAACATCTTGCTGCAAGTGCTGGATGACGGACGTCTGACGGACAACAAAGGGCGTACGGTCAACTTCAAGAATACGATTATCATCATGACCTCCAACATGGGCAGCGGCTATATCCAAAGCCAGATGGAGAAGCTCAACAGTAGCAATAAGGAGCAAATCGTAGAGGAAACCAAAAAGGAAGTGATGAATATGCTGAAAAAGACCATCCGCCCGGAATTCCTGAACCGTATCGACGAAACCATCATGTTCCTGCCACTGACAGAGCCCGAAATCAAGCAGATTGTGGTGCTCCAAATCAAGAGTGTGCAGAAGATGCTTTCCGGTAACGGTGTGGAACTTGTTCTGACAAATGCCGCCATAGACTTCCTTGCCAATGCAGGTTATGACCCTGAATTCGGCGCCCGCCCGGTGAAACGTGCCATACAGCACTATTTGCTGAACGACTTGTCGAAGAAGCTGCTGTCCCAGGAAGTAGACCGCAGCAAGCCTATTACAGTGGATGCCAATACCACTGACGACGGACTGGTTTTCAGAAATTAA
- a CDS encoding DUF5606 family protein → MLKTILSISGKPGLYKLVSQGKNMLIVESLADKKRFPAYGNEKITSLGDIAMYTDTEDVPLKEVLLSMKKKENGAAVVMDLKKATADDLRAYLAEVLPTFDRDRVYPSDIKKLIVWYNLLVASGMTDFEETPAAETKEESKAE, encoded by the coding sequence ATGTTGAAGACTATTTTGTCCATTTCCGGTAAACCGGGATTGTATAAGCTTGTTTCTCAGGGAAAAAATATGTTGATTGTAGAGTCGCTTGCAGACAAGAAACGTTTCCCTGCCTATGGTAATGAGAAGATTACTTCTTTGGGCGATATCGCCATGTATACAGATACGGAAGATGTTCCTTTGAAGGAAGTGCTTCTTTCCATGAAGAAAAAGGAAAACGGCGCTGCCGTAGTGATGGACTTAAAGAAGGCTACTGCCGACGATTTGCGTGCTTACCTGGCAGAGGTATTGCCTACCTTCGATCGCGACCGCGTATATCCGTCCGACATCAAGAAATTGATTGTTTGGTATAATTTGCTGGTGGCAAGCGGTATGACGGATTTTGAAGAAACTCCTGCGGCAGAAACGAAGGAGGAAAGCAAGGCCGAGTAA